In one window of Cryptococcus neoformans var. neoformans B-3501A chromosome 11, whole genome shotgun sequence DNA:
- a CDS encoding hypothetical protein (HMMPfam hit to Aldo_ket_red, Aldo/keto reductase family, score: 224.6, E(): 1.8e-64): MTSENKMRYVRLGKSGLKVSKIILGCMSYGDPEWHEWVLREKEGIEHIKYAYANGINTFDTADIYSCGASEEILGKAIREIDCSREDVVILTKLFMPVTHDSRAPPPPFPDLDKSGYTNQYGLSRKHIFAAVQASLKRLNVEYIDVLQCHRFDYNTPIEETMQALHDVVQKGWVRYIGMSSCWAYQFHAMQNYAINNRLTPFISMQNFHNAAYREEEREMIPTLQMFGVGCIPWSPLARGFLTRPWKDSATLRTQSDALYKARGFADPAVAKQRINEAIEQIAEKRGISMAQVALAWSLSKEYITAPIVGTTSLDKLKDLLAAVNLELTEEEKKAIEEHYVPQEVTGHQ; encoded by the exons ATGACTTCTGAGAACAAGATGCGATACG TCCGTCTCGGCAAGAGCGGTTTGAAAGTATCCAAGATCATTTT AGGCTGCATGT CTTATGGTGATCCGGA GTGGCATGAGTGGGTTctgagagagaaggaaggaatcGAACATATCAAGTATGCGTACGCGAATGGAATCAACACATTTGA CACCGCCGATAT CTACTCCTGTGGTGCGTCAGAAGAGATTCTCGGAAAGGCCATCCGGGAGATCGACTGCTCCCGAGAGGATGTAGTGATTCTCACCAAGTTATTTATGCCCGTTACCCACGATAGCCGTGCGCCACCCCCTCCTTTCCCTGATCTCGATAAATCCGGATATACGAACCAGTACGGATTGAGCCGAAAG CATATCTTCGCCGCTGTGCAAGCATCCCTCAAGAGGCTCAATGTAGAGTATATCGATGTCCTCCAGTGTCATCGATTTGACTATAATACTCCCATAGAAGAGACT ATGCAAGCCTTACACGACGTAGTCCAGAAGGGTTGGGTCAGATATATCGGCATGTCTAG TTGTTGGGCATACCAGTTCCATGCCATGCAGA ACTACGCTATCAACAACCGCCTCACCCCATTCATCTCTATGCAAAACTTCCACAACGCCGCGTATCGTGAGGAAGAACGTGAGATGATTCCTACTTTGCAG ATGTTCGGTGTTGGATGTATTCCCTGGTCTCCTCTCGCACGAGGATTCCTCACTCGACCCTGGAAAGACTCTGCCACACTTCGAACCCAATCAGACGC TCTCTACAAGGCCCGCGGTTTCGCCGACCCAGCCGTTGCCAAACAGCGCATTAACGAAGCCATCGAGCAAATTGCCGAGAAGAGGGGTATCAGTATGGCCCAGGTCGCGTTGGCTTGGTCGTTGAGCAAGGAGTATATCACAGCGCCTATCGTGGGGACCACTAGTCTTGATAAGCTCAAGGATTTGCTTG CTGCGGTAAATTTGGAGCTTacggaggaagaaaaaaaggcaatTGAGGAGCACTATGTTCCACAGGAAGTT ACTGGTCACCAGTAA
- a CDS encoding hypothetical protein (Match to EST gb|CF192665.1|CF192665; HMMPfam hit to Fungal_trans, Fungal specific transcription factor domain, score: 64.0, E(): 4e-16; HMMPfam hit to Zn_clus, Fungal Zn(2)-Cys(6) binuclear cluster domain, score: 41.0, E(): 3.4e-09) yields MSSSGEPSETRQRLDRNRRRSTSSDRSAPPQNGKKAKTTEESNQSNEKNNEDGSRPNEDPVASSRSCKECRRLKRKCNRQLPCSVCTRFGKKCAYATEPLRKNQEYIMELERKVDYLQHLLETSHSSHGGGVPPARSDQGLNVGSPASQSQSLHSEEHVVPMRQPPLLPIQYQPSPAPTRIPMRPPLLAGQTHLSTARTPETRSFTPSHIPSYELSTAPGSASSSSAIMRPESMPTTDTAARPLINGAENPNISSSSTMGPSHSMATIPVDFKYDLPPASEVLERQPSSVSGYEWNERWATKGLGGNDGYASLSIEPDGQGYLGFASGSTLLRILQLCAGSVSLASLESDLSAAPPPPRPQGWTPTMSETVSCVDAYFEHYHPQYPLLHEPTFRAQWNDLVPQPLASEWDFLLNIVLAIGAFCVSRPTYVIDYFLEAAISQLSVEYLEKGSLTLVQAFCLLSNISQKRNKPNSGSVYMGIALRLAIGLGLHRELPFWNISPFDREVRRRTWWVVVSFDSGSTITFGRPILEPHYPAESDVYMVHNVHDRAFTPAARLPPVEVNEPTIYTALINQASFHASTNRIYTRVMSSPTPSATETLALDSDLLGWYATVPEHLHPQNEPVSPHWLEFAQYKMFWRYCNLRIILHRRAFLERALKALPLWLTDEDIEDDDNTVAEIKCTRLCQYNASDTIHSMSRFFSMHQRMSRLESWYGLHFLFHASFIPLIALHVDPNSLRRPVWEEEVSLAREILVSLKDDPLVGRCLSIIDALVPHTSSTSIGPGQMGFQDTSTMLYEMLQSNPTWQNSLDVPDDDLAPNLLPVADLATLSSLWPYRSS; encoded by the exons ATGTCATCTTCGGGGGAGCCATCAGAGACGAGACAACGACTGGATCGCAATAGGCGCCGCTCAACTTCATCCGACCGCTCCGCCCCCCCTCAGAATGGCAAAAAAGCTAAAACTACGGAAGAGAGTAACCAAAGCAACGAGAAGAATAATGAAGATGGTTCCCGTCCGAATGAGGATCCGGTTGCCTCGAGTAGATCG TGCAAGGAATGTCGCAGGTTGAAGCGAAAG TGTAACCGCCAACTTCCTTGCAGCGTATGCACACGATTCGGAAAAAAGTGCGCATATGCTACCGAACCTCTCCGTAAAAATCAGGA ATATATCATGGAGCTGGAACGAAAAGTCGATTATCTTCAACACTTGCTGGAGACAAGCCATTCCAGTCACGGGGGTGGAGTTCCGCCAGCCAGATCGGATCAAGGGCTTAATGTTGGCTCCCCAGCCTCACAATCCCAATCGCTTCATTCGGAGGAACAT GTTGTTCCGATGCGGCAACCTCCCTTGCTTCCAATTCAATATCAGCCATCCCCTGCCCCTACAAGAATCCCAATGCGGCCTCCTTTGCTTGCCGGTCAAACACACTTATCTACAGCTAGGACACCAGAGACGCGCAGCTTTACTCCCTCACACATACCTTCTTATGAACTTTCCACCGCTCCTGGCAGCGCCAGCTCAAGCAGTGCTATTATGAGACCAGAGTCAATGCCCACTACAGACACTGCAGCGCGCCCACTTATCAACGGAGCCGAGAATCCAaacatctcttcttccagcacAATGGGCCCATCACATTCGATGGCGACAATCCCCGTGGACTTCAAATACGACCTTCCGCCGGCTAGTGAGGTCTTAGAAAGGCAACCCAGCAGCGTGTCTGGCTATGAATGGAATGAGAGATGGGCGACTAAAGGCCTCGGAGGGAATGATGGTTATGCCTCTTTGTCGATAGAACCTGATGGGCAAGGGTATCTAG GATTCGCTTCAGGGTCAACGCTGTTACGCATCCTGCAATTGTGTGCGGGGTCGGTTTCTCTTGCATCACTGGAATCAGATCTTTCAGCGGCTCCGCCGCCACCTCGACCCCAAGGGTGGACTCCTACAATGTCGGAAACCGTGTCTTGCGTAGATGCGTATTTTGAGCACTATCACCCTCAGTATCCGCTGTTACATGAGCCTACGTTTAGAGCGCAATGGAATGACCTGGTGCCCCAGCCATTAGCGAGCGA GTGGGATTTTCTTTTAAACATCGTTCTCGCTATCGGTGCCTTTTGTGTCTCTCGTCCAACATACGTCATCGACTATTTCCTCGAAGCCGCCATATCACAACTCTCTGTCGAATATCTGGAAAAAGGCAGCTTGACATTGGTTCAAGCCTTCTGTTTATTAAGTAACATTTCACAAAAACGTAACAAACCGAATTCAGGTTCGGTATATATGG GTATCGCATTACGCTTGGCGATCGGACTAGGTCTTCATCGCGAGCTTCCCTTTTGGAATATTAGTCCATTTGATAGAGAAGTCAG GCGGCGAACTTGGTGGGTGGTAGTATCATTTGACTCTGGTTCAACGATTACTTTTGGCCGTCCAATT CTAGAACCTCATTATCCAGCGGAATCCGATGTGTACATGGTGCATAATGTTCATGACAGA GCATTTACCCCAGCGGCTCGATTACCACCTGTTGAGGTTAATGAGCCAACTATCTATACCGCTCTTATTAATCAAGCATCCTTCCATGCTTCAACCAATCGTATCTATACCCGCGTCATGTCATCACCCACACCGTCTGCTACAGAGACTTTGGCGCTTGATTCAGATCTGCTTGGCTGGTACGCTACTGTACCTGAACATTTACATCCTCAGAACGAACCCGTATCACCTCATTGGCTTGAGTTTGCACAATACAAGATGTTTTGGAGGTACTGCAACCTACGAAtcattcttcatcgccGTGCTTTTCTTGAGAGAGCTTTGAAAGCCCTCCCATTATGGTTAACCGATGAAGACATCGAAGACGATGATAACACGGTGGCGGAAATAAAATGTACCCGCCTATGTCAGTATAATGCTTCCGATACGATTCACAGCATGAGTCGGTTCTTTTCGATGCATCAACGGATGAGCCGCCTGGAGAGTTGGTATGGTCT ccatttccttttccacGCAAGTTTCATCCCTCTTATCGCATTGCATGTTGATCCAAATTCCCTTCGACGCCCAGtctgggaggaagaagtgtcTCTGGCACGCGAAATCCTTGTCTCTTTGAAGGACGACCCATTGGTCGGGAGATGCCTTTCAATTATTGATGCTCTTGTTCCCCATACTTCTTCGACATCGATCGGGCCAGGACAAATGGGATTCCAAGATACAAGCACCATGCTTTATGAGATGCTTCAAAGCAATCCCACCTGGCAAAATTCGCTCGATGTGCCTGATGATGACCTGGCTCCAAATTT ATTACCGGTGGCAGATTTGGCGACTCTGAGCTCTCTGTGGCCCTATCGAAGTTCTTAA
- a CDS encoding 40S ribosomal protein S22 (Match to ESTs gb|CF187793.1|CF187793, gb|CF187792.1|CF187792, gb|CF185349.1|CF185349; HMMPfam hit to Ribosomal_S8, Ribosomal protein S8, score: 193.1, E(): 5.6e-55), protein MVRVSVLNDALNNIVNAERRGKRQVLIRPSSKVVIKVLSVMQKHGYIGEFEIIDDHRGGKVVIQLNGRLNKCGVISPRFNVPVDSIENWVAQLLPARSFGKIILTTSAGIMDHVEARNKHVGGKILAFVY, encoded by the exons ATGGTCCGAGTCTCCGTTCTTAACGACGCCCTT AACAACATCGTCAACGCCGAGCGACGAGGAAAGCGACAGGTCCTCATCCGACCTTCCTCCAAGGTCGTTATCAAGGTCCTCTCCGTCATGCAGAAGCACG GCTACATTGGGGAGTTCGAGATCATCGACGACCACCGAGGTGGCAAGGTTGTTATCCAGCTCAACGGCCGATTGAACAAGTGTGGTGTCATCTCCCCCAGGTTCAACGTCCCCGTCGACTCTATCGAGAACTGGGTCGCTCAGCTCCTCCCTGCCCGATCTTTCGGTAAGATCATCCTTACCACCTCTGCCGGTATCATGGACCACGTCGAGGCCCGTAACAAGCAC GTCGGTGGCAAGATCCTTGCTTTCGTCTACTAA
- a CDS encoding hypothetical protein (HMMPfam hit to ADH_zinc_N, Zinc-binding dehydrogenase, score: 256.3, E(): 5e-74) yields MCSSHATAVESVSPAPRKSQYEVKYDPDLVLKSAEFKELKQGDKELEDPKANLACAYDEKHNVKMINKPIPKARQDEVVVHIKATGICGSDVHFWKHGQIGPTMIVTDTCGAGHESAGEVVEVGPGVEQWKVGDRVAIECGVPCGQASCGPCVTGRYNACPQVVFFSTPPYHGTLTRYHAHPASWLHRLPDNLSYEEGALCEPLAVALAALERAGNRLGDPVLICGAGPIGLVTLLASHAAGCTPIVITDLQASRLEVAKKLIPTVKTVQIERSWTSKETSEAIKEAAGTGIRVAIDATGFESSITAAIYSVVFGGKVFVIGAGPSEQKYPFGYCSANEIDLQFQYRYAHQYPKALRIVSGGLINLKPLLTHTFPLNKAVEAFHVAADPTKGAIKVQIID; encoded by the exons ATGTGCTCTTCTCACGCCACTGCTGTCGAGTCCGTCTCTCCCGCTCCCCGAAAAAGCCAATACGAGGTCAAGTACGACCCGGATCTTGTTCTCAAGAGCGCCGAATTCAAGGAGCTGAAGCAAGGGGAcaaggagcttgaggatCCTAAGGCCAACCTTGCCTGCGCCTACGATGAGAAACACAACGTGAAGATGATCAACAAGCCCATTCCTAAAGCCAGGCAGGATGAGGTCGTCGTGCACATCAAAGCCACTGGTATCTGTGG TTCCGACGTCCATTTCTGGAAGCACGGTCAGATTGGTCCCACCATGATCGTCACTGACACTTGTGGTGCTGGCCATGAATCTGCCGGTGAAGTCGTCGAGGTGGGTCCCGGAGTCGAACAGTGGAAAGTCGGAGACAGAGTTGCCATCGAATGTGGCGTTCCCTGCGGACAAGCCAGTTGTGGTCCTTGCGTGACTGGCAGGTATAACGCTT GCCCTCaagtcgtcttcttctcgacgCCCCCTTATCACGGTACTTTGACCCGTTATCACGCCCACCCTGCCTCTTGGCTCCATCGACTCCCCGACAACCTCTCGTACGAAGAAGGTGCTTTGTGCGAGCCTCTTGCCGTTGCATTGGCGGCTCTTGAAAGGGCTGGTAACCGTCTGGGTGACCCTGTTTTGATTTG CGGTGCTGGACCTATTGGTTTGGTTACTCTTCTCGCTTCCCACGCTGCTGGTTGTACGCCTATTGTTATCACCGACTTGCAAGCATCCCGTCTTGAGGTCGCCAAGAAGCTTATCCCAACCGTGAAGACTGTCCAGATCGAACGTAGCTGGACTTCAAAGGAGACCTCTGAAGCTATCAAGGAGGCTGCTGGCACCGGTATTCGTGTTGCCATTGATGCCACTGGCTTCGAAAGCTCAATTACTGCTGCTATCTAT TCTGTTGTGTTTGGCGGAAAAGTCTTCGTCATTGGTGCCGGTCCTTCTGAGCAAAAG TATCCCTTCGGTTACTGCTCTGCCAATGAGATTGACCTCCAATTCCAATACCGTTACGCACACCAA TACCCTAAAGCCCTCCGCATTGTTTCTGGCGGCCTCATCAACTTAAAGCCGCTTCTCACTCACACTTTCCCCCTTAACAAAGCTGTTGAAGCTTTCCATGTCGCAGCTGATCCCACCAAGGGGGCTATCAAGGTACAGATTATTGATTAA
- a CDS encoding hypothetical protein (HMMPfam hit to Aldo_ket_red, Aldo/keto reductase family, score: 204.1, E(): 2.6e-58): MPQQLKFQDISVPVPGFGCMGFSQSYGPADDNVSKVTLKKAVDLGCTFWDSAVVYGKGHNEKLLGEFFKESGARDKVFIASKCGFDCLEPGSEGLGNVTNKASHINKYIEGTKERLGSYPDLYYLHRIDPDTPLEESIAALDGLRKAGKCKYIGLSECGVATLRKACSIAKIDALQIEYSPWFTDHEDNGLIDAAKELGVNIIAYSPLGKGILSGKYRSPDDFPENDIRRTIPRFSKENMPKNLQIVDEFAKLAKAKGCTSGQIALTWVISQGAIPIPGTKTSERLEENFAAGKIELSETEIAEIRELVQRAKPVGARYGEAALKMVGH, encoded by the exons ATGCCTCAACAACTCAAGTTTCAAGACATCTCCGTACCTGTCCCTGGCTTCGG ATGCATGGGCTTTTCTCAGAGTTACGGACCTGCCGACGATAATGTGTCCAAGGTCAccttgaagaaggctgtGGATCTCGGGTGCACTTTCTGGGACTCTGCTGTCGTTTATGGCAAGGGCCACAACGAGAAACTGTTGGGCGAGTTCTTTAAGGAAAGTGGCGCTCGTGATAAGGTCTTTATTGCCTCCAAATGCGGCTTTGAC TGCTTGGAGCCCGGTTCCGAAGGCCTCGGAAACGTCACCAACAAGGCCTCCCACATCAACAAATATATTGAAGGTACTAAGGAGCGACTTGGATCTTACCCTGACCTCTATTATCTCCACCGTATTGATCCCGATACTCCCCTTGAGGAGTCTATCGCAGCCCTTGATGGTTTAAGAAAGGCTGGCAAGTGCAAGTACATCGGTCTAAGTGAATGTGGTGTGGCTACCCTCCGAAAAGCTTGTTCCA TTGCCAAGATTGACGCCCTCCAGATCGAATACTCTCCTTGGTTCACAGATCATGAAGACAACGGTCTGATCGATGCCGCCAAAGAGCTTGGTGTCAACATTATTGCCTACTCGCCTCTGGGTAAGGGTATTCTCTCCGGCAA GTATCGAAGCCCGGATGACTTCCCCGAAAATGACATCCGACGAACCATCCCTCGCTTCAGCAAAGAAAACATGCCCAAGAACCTCCAGATCGTCGATGAATTCGCAAAGCTCGCCAAAGCCAAAGGATGTACTTCGGGCCAAATCGCTCTCACATGGGTCATCAGCCAAGGTGCGATCCCCATCCCTGGCACTAAAACCTCTGAGAGACTGGAGGAAAACTTTGCGGCTGGGAAGATTGAGCTTAGCGAAACGGAGATTGCTGAAATTAGGGAGCTGGTGCAGAGGGCTAAGCCGGTTGGAGCAAGGTATGGAGAGGCTGCGTTGAAGATGGTTGGTCATTAG
- a CDS encoding hypothetical protein (HMMPfam hit to ADH_zinc_N, Zinc-binding dehydrogenase, score: 258.7, E(): 9.7e-75), whose translation MVADNEFKGWAGLDEKACDGHMSFQEFTPKKWDEDDVDVKILYCGICGSDVSSLTGEWGLVKDICPQVCGHEIVGEVVRVGTSPENGLKIGDLVGIGAQSDSCRECEWCKEGKENYCATQTITFNYPYNRGPNGKGSIARGGFAKYWRGPSKFAVPLPSGLEPDVAAPMLCGGVTVYSPLARFEIGTKRKRVGVIGVGGLGHMAILFAKAMGAEVTAISRTDAKKEDAFKLGATDYFATGGDLQEAVKARTRSLDFILCTINPESFSISDYLPLLTPAGVFCIVGVIPTPLQVPAFPLITNSACVAGSNIGSPKEITEMFEFAVKHNIKPWIQKWNFDDINKALPSFQKGDPRYRFVLVNADNGGKL comes from the exons ATGGTTGCCGACAACGAATTCAAAGGCTGGGCTGGTTTGGACGAGAAGGCCTGCGACGGCCACATGTCATTCCAGGAGTTCACTCCCAAGAAGTGGGATGAAGACGACGTCGATG TCAAAATTTTGTACTGCGGTATCTGTGGTTCAGATGTCTCCTCTTTAACTGGTGAATGGGGACTTGTAAAGGACATCTGCCCCCAGGTTTGCGGCCACGAAATCGTTGGTGAGGTTGTGAGGGTCGGCACCTCTCCCGAAAACGGCCTTAAGATTGGTGACCTCGTCGGTATTGGTGCCCAGTCAGACTCTTGTCGTGAATGCGAATGGTGCAAGGAAG GCAAGGAAAACTACTGTGCTACCCAAACCATCACTTTTAACTACCCCTACAACCGTGGTCCCAATGGCAAGGGGTCCATCGCCCGAGGTGGTTTTGCCAAGTACTGGCGAGGACCTTCCAAGTTTGCTGTCCCGCTTCCTTCCGGCCTCGAGCCTGACGTTGCGGCACCTATGCTTTGTGGTGGTGTCACCGTCTACAGCCCCCTCGCCCGTTTTGAAATCGGTACCAAGCGCAAGCGCGTCGGTGTCATCGGTGTCGGTGGTCTCGGTCACATGGCTATCCTTTTTGCCAAGGCTATGGGCGCCGAGGTGACTGCTATCTCTCGAACTGAtgcgaagaaggaggacgcCTTCAAGCTTGGTGCTACCGATTACTTTGCTACTGGTGGTGACTTGCAGgaggctgtcaaggctCGCACTCGATCTCTCGACTTTATTCTCTGTACTATCA ACCCTGAAAGCTTCTCCATCAGCGACtacctccccctcctcacCCCCGCCGGTGTCTTCTGCATCGTCGGCGTCATCCCCACCCCTTTGCAAGTCCCCGCTTTCCCTCTTATCACGAACAGCGCTTGCGTCGCTGGTTCCAACATCGGTAGCCCCAAGGAGATTACTGAAATGTTCGAATTCGCCGTTAAGCACAACATTAAGCCTTGGATCCAGAAGTGGAACTTCGACGATATCAACAAGGCgttgccttctttccaaaaAGGTGATCCTAGGTATAGGTTCGTCTTGGTCAACGCCGATAATGGCGGCAAGCTTTAA